The following are encoded in a window of Mycoplasmopsis bovis PG45 genomic DNA:
- a CDS encoding putative immunoglobulin-blocking virulence protein: protein MSIFKKKKSRILLISLSVGIVASVSSGALIYNASSDNSLSKLLFSSESDSLLHPSNSVDYSKTVNSITDKNVKELSKQPKVIEKPVEKIEKITPPKIEVKPEEPAATPEPPRITPEIPNYKPDVTSLIQRTEKIRIFGVEVNATVLARPDRVVSEADKKREITNVNPYQNVTVSKLLNIEVTKDLENKVIENALGSEEGQGLGLFSNNLFKIADSIGTKEGLEKAEVVLVKQNPGTWSEQIHRYKALINSGKFKDFLKEGKLEEYERLVKENSFKTANQKYLWIIINLDKSKFTKISQNSLNYLKQGLAIDPRNAIINASGEIDSLVWNVPNQYNTVTSRLSRDNSTRRAFDYDEWYLRSSDSIVKGKFPGWTRSDKTSEYQSAYGIQPSDGIKVFELTRDKPVNDGSKRNSGIVVEIDAANSSGYNKIKELIEKFKANNKEITSYRIFNMGVTSPSQEFKDILKSLPDKLPQLELFFSAQATNTSSLIALKDKNIKELSLYTMGNSLLDSWSFNPWSLNKVEWINTNDYNVSAQYPPNTPIATRISFDTVAFDQEDYSKVGDWERINNGLRMVYFVRNNEPFFQGRHGSGTEPDSSESGNSYPTGLDFSRVPTIKSLRGLVFHDIEKPNNGSRKIKRLTLANSGDSFEISSDELSAAGLENLAIGEPEQPKIFFSNGQQTKAIKIKLENGKKQLDNSAIENLRKFYAYSDSLKAGGKSIKVDSNATELKQQLIGLGYKVEDDNGLQYT, encoded by the coding sequence ATGAGTATTTTCAAAAAGAAAAAGAGCAGAATTTTATTAATTTCTCTTTCTGTGGGAATAGTTGCTTCTGTTTCTTCTGGTGCACTAATTTATAATGCTTCTAGTGATAATAGTCTAAGCAAGTTATTATTCTCTAGTGAAAGCGATTCATTGCTTCATCCTTCTAACAGTGTTGATTATTCTAAAACAGTTAATTCAATCACCGATAAGAATGTAAAAGAGTTATCAAAACAACCTAAAGTTATAGAAAAACCAGTAGAAAAAATTGAAAAAATTACTCCACCTAAAATTGAAGTAAAACCAGAAGAACCAGCTGCCACTCCTGAGCCTCCTAGAATTACTCCTGAAATTCCAAATTACAAGCCTGATGTAACTTCTCTAATACAAAGAACCGAAAAAATAAGAATTTTTGGTGTTGAAGTTAATGCAACAGTACTAGCCCGTCCTGATAGAGTTGTTTCTGAAGCTGACAAGAAAAGAGAAATAACTAATGTTAATCCTTATCAAAATGTGACTGTATCTAAATTATTAAATATTGAAGTAACTAAGGATTTAGAAAATAAAGTCATTGAAAATGCCTTGGGCAGTGAAGAAGGACAAGGACTTGGTTTATTTAGTAATAACTTATTCAAGATTGCTGATAGCATAGGAACAAAAGAAGGTTTAGAAAAAGCCGAAGTTGTTTTAGTTAAACAAAATCCAGGAACTTGAAGTGAACAAATCCACCGTTATAAAGCATTAATTAATTCAGGAAAATTTAAGGATTTCCTAAAAGAAGGAAAGTTAGAAGAATACGAAAGACTTGTTAAAGAGAACTCCTTCAAAACAGCTAATCAAAAGTACCTTTGAATAATAATTAACTTAGATAAAAGTAAGTTTACAAAGATATCTCAAAATTCACTAAATTACCTTAAACAGGGATTAGCAATTGACCCTAGAAATGCAATTATTAATGCTAGTGGTGAGATTGATTCTTTAGTTTGAAATGTACCTAATCAATACAACACAGTAACATCTAGATTATCTAGAGATAACTCTACTAGAAGAGCATTTGACTATGATGAATGATATCTTCGTTCATCTGATTCAATAGTTAAAGGTAAATTCCCTGGATGAACTAGGAGTGATAAAACTAGTGAATATCAAAGCGCTTATGGCATTCAACCTAGTGATGGAATTAAAGTATTTGAATTAACTAGAGATAAGCCAGTTAATGATGGAAGTAAAAGAAATAGTGGTATTGTAGTTGAAATAGATGCTGCTAATTCTTCAGGCTATAATAAAATAAAAGAATTGATTGAAAAATTTAAGGCTAATAATAAGGAAATTACTTCATATAGAATTTTCAATATGGGTGTAACTAGTCCTAGTCAAGAGTTTAAAGACATATTAAAGTCACTTCCTGACAAACTTCCTCAATTAGAATTATTCTTCTCAGCTCAGGCAACTAATACATCTAGTTTAATTGCACTTAAAGATAAAAATATTAAAGAATTATCTTTATATACAATGGGAAATTCATTGTTAGATTCATGATCATTCAACCCTTGATCATTGAACAAGGTTGAATGAATTAATACGAATGATTACAACGTTAGTGCTCAATATCCACCTAATACACCAATAGCAACTAGAATTTCATTTGATACTGTTGCTTTTGATCAAGAAGATTATTCAAAAGTAGGAGATTGAGAAAGAATAAACAATGGTCTAAGAATGGTTTACTTTGTTAGAAACAATGAACCATTTTTCCAAGGAAGACACGGTTCAGGTACTGAACCTGATTCATCTGAAAGTGGAAATAGCTATCCAACTGGTTTAGACTTTTCTAGAGTTCCAACTATAAAATCATTAAGAGGCTTAGTGTTCCACGACATTGAAAAACCTAATAATGGTTCTAGAAAAATTAAGAGATTAACTTTAGCTAACTCAGGCGATTCATTTGAAATTTCTTCAGATGAATTAAGTGCCGCGGGCTTAGAAAATTTAGCAATTGGTGAACCTGAACAACCTAAGATTTTCTTTAGTAATGGGCAACAAACTAAAGCTATTAAAATTAAGCTTGAAAATGGCAAGAAACAGCTAGACAACAGTGCAATAGAAAACCTTAGAAAATTCTATGCATATAGCGATTCATTAAAGGCAGGTGGTAAATCAATTAAGGTTGATTCTAATGCCACTGAATTAAAACAACAATTAATTGGTTTAGGTTACAAAGTTGAAGATGATAATGGCCTACAATATACATAA
- the mip gene encoding Ig-specific serine endopeptidase MIP, whose protein sequence is MKQQNKILLIASASILSPASVVVAAKCNTSNKPNSTTDAKISDLSSEDFKNLIEKTNDYKSLVTLQFGSSGRNIPLSDLLPSQIEDDSQNLRAVVNDKYADVIDAIIVNATTEKKLPNIISNVKGELSVSINFKNKKTNENIAKTFKVTGLKTNGGLHHSGLILRDPEDSFNGAGGFKNYLGWNQNQRFEYDNKLYINSIRNWWGGGDILKTRGLSATEEQKKRFDELAKTVGFDSYENAAIKGFSLPVYGSNGQVSGLRLLDSEVGKIPSHVDTLGRELPKTNGLARTIPNQTYQTIAKQTYQITFHFKKDFKRELAKIEEYIEFFNSKNEQQIKDYLEKEIQVLTNNHKFALREIEKRWASLSEEAKRGLEDSHKREIEEENKKYEAEKAKYSSWKKEDLIKWQNDEKRKIEEKKQTGELGDRVSGTIWIMDYQLPDTGKTATKFYFGTNSHVAKILKEHELTGFSLSRVDENVGVHSTFKFNDLDPNFKKFSFTNPKNMISNVFDAVDFMNTSPKNYIDGSQKEEYKDTEEYIDFAVIEIDFEKLNPSEVTIWSENRDIGNTIPKKGDRDELIKLITNNYQTDTKNHIKFKSKSYLDNYNEIDVPLAINDKDPNDINKWNEKEGLFILGYPRADKDFYLDRYIDEEAIKVAKENYSLWVNGDHKWYKKLATPEGQQPTFPDYTINNGGRLSYQIGYRTFTDKPGLTDGFLAAPRIGNEFYSITDKSSNKTVKYVNYGLHLMPRFYAPYGGASGSSVRNKKNELIAVYHSSNDGAKTGLAAVFRSPGKNYNKLFGDYNLPQYDLIYGGGKDQKNSYRQALKEKYKDMDGFKTKLFSNGFDESNIPPEFRFNNTK, encoded by the coding sequence ATGAAACAACAGAATAAAATTTTACTAATTGCTTCAGCAAGCATCCTAAGTCCTGCTTCAGTGGTTGTTGCTGCAAAGTGCAACACTAGCAATAAGCCAAATTCAACTACTGATGCAAAAATTAGTGACTTAAGCAGTGAAGATTTCAAGAATTTAATTGAAAAAACAAATGATTACAAATCATTAGTTACATTACAATTTGGTTCTTCAGGCAGAAATATTCCACTTAGCGATCTATTGCCTTCACAAATTGAAGATGATTCACAAAATCTAAGAGCAGTTGTAAATGACAAGTATGCTGATGTCATTGATGCTATTATTGTTAATGCAACAACTGAGAAAAAGTTGCCTAACATTATCTCGAATGTTAAAGGTGAATTAAGTGTTTCGATTAATTTCAAAAATAAGAAAACTAACGAAAATATTGCTAAAACATTTAAAGTTACTGGCCTAAAGACTAATGGCGGTTTGCACCATTCAGGATTAATTTTAAGAGATCCAGAAGATAGTTTTAACGGTGCTGGCGGTTTTAAAAACTACTTAGGATGAAATCAAAATCAACGTTTTGAATACGATAATAAATTGTATATCAATAGTATTAGAAATTGATGAGGTGGCGGTGATATATTAAAAACACGTGGCCTTAGCGCAACAGAAGAACAAAAGAAAAGGTTTGATGAATTAGCAAAAACTGTTGGTTTTGATAGTTATGAAAATGCAGCTATAAAAGGATTCTCACTTCCTGTTTATGGTAGTAATGGCCAAGTTAGTGGTCTTAGATTGCTTGATAGTGAAGTAGGAAAAATACCTTCTCACGTTGACACTTTAGGCAGAGAATTACCTAAAACAAATGGTTTGGCCAGAACAATTCCAAATCAAACATATCAAACTATTGCAAAGCAAACATATCAAATTACATTTCATTTTAAAAAAGACTTTAAACGTGAATTAGCTAAAATTGAGGAATATATAGAGTTCTTTAATAGCAAAAATGAACAGCAAATTAAAGATTACTTAGAGAAAGAAATTCAAGTACTAACAAACAATCACAAGTTTGCACTTAGAGAAATAGAAAAAAGATGAGCATCACTGTCAGAAGAAGCTAAAAGGGGTTTGGAAGATTCTCATAAAAGAGAAATAGAAGAAGAAAATAAGAAATATGAAGCTGAAAAAGCTAAATATTCTTCATGAAAAAAAGAAGATCTAATTAAGTGACAAAATGATGAAAAACGAAAAATAGAAGAAAAGAAGCAAACTGGTGAATTAGGAGACAGAGTGTCTGGAACTATCTGAATTATGGACTATCAGCTTCCAGATACTGGCAAAACTGCTACAAAGTTCTATTTTGGAACTAACTCACACGTTGCAAAAATCTTAAAGGAACATGAATTAACAGGATTTTCTCTTTCTAGAGTCGATGAAAATGTTGGCGTGCATTCAACTTTCAAATTCAATGACTTAGATCCAAATTTTAAAAAGTTTAGTTTTACTAACCCAAAAAATATGATAAGCAATGTTTTTGATGCTGTTGACTTTATGAATACAAGTCCTAAGAATTATATTGATGGCAGTCAAAAAGAAGAGTACAAAGATACTGAAGAATATATTGACTTTGCAGTGATTGAAATTGATTTTGAAAAATTAAATCCTTCAGAAGTAACTATATGAAGTGAAAACAGAGATATTGGCAACACTATACCTAAAAAGGGTGATAGAGATGAGCTCATAAAATTAATTACAAATAATTATCAAACTGATACAAAGAACCATATTAAATTCAAATCTAAATCATATTTAGATAACTACAATGAAATAGATGTACCATTAGCAATCAATGATAAAGATCCTAATGACATTAACAAATGAAATGAAAAAGAAGGTTTATTCATTTTAGGTTATCCTCGTGCTGATAAAGATTTTTATTTAGATAGATACATTGATGAAGAAGCAATTAAAGTTGCTAAGGAAAACTATTCACTATGAGTAAATGGCGATCATAAGTGATATAAAAAATTAGCTACTCCTGAAGGACAGCAACCTACATTTCCTGATTACACAATTAATAATGGCGGCAGATTATCATATCAAATTGGATATCGTACATTTACTGACAAACCAGGTTTAACTGATGGATTTTTAGCAGCACCTAGAATTGGAAATGAATTTTATTCAATAACTGACAAAAGTAGCAATAAAACAGTTAAATATGTCAATTATGGACTTCACTTAATGCCAAGATTCTATGCTCCTTACGGAGGTGCTTCTGGTTCTAGTGTAAGAAATAAGAAAAATGAATTAATAGCAGTTTATCATTCATCAAATGACGGTGCAAAAACTGGTTTAGCTGCTGTGTTTAGATCTCCTGGTAAGAATTACAATAAATTATTCGGTGACTACAATCTACCACAATATGACTTAATTTATGGTGGTGGCAAAGATCAAAAGAACTCATATAGACAAGCATTAAAAGAAAAATATAAAGATATGGATGGATTTAAAACTAAATTATTCAGTAATGGATTTGATGAAAGCAACATTCCACCAGAATTCAGATTTAATAACACCAAATAA
- a CDS encoding MSC_0624 family F1-like ATPase-associated membrane protein codes for MHSKSINIEEKRIYDDSQSLANKQRKSFIVTLYKSFLLSYFFVSMLCLLFLMPHGLFSKKIIGSYVFIFDFSLLRTLDANWIFIFRLCLFGFIYFYGLLKAYLNINKNKEHIRIYGIWFSIYWALSIAGFLLFFTYHTLEVKKLVYVLFALVIFLLTDISYALFNFNTKKKTEPVIYQSKIPLVIDLISRILLTAITLAVFFGWAYSYTGSPNTIVRMFALANENNKNIPYNAFYTTAFKLFKVKSALNFIIVILMSLVIGLLLLGLKIYSIWSLAYKQLRSQIFKDRLQLYLVGILSSVIWLLSLFKLKYPPTHELFGQAESLQYLNILFGLFNLGAAIGFIALLFVKRIKLNSILIKTTIMALFQWVIWTSYMIANFINKQPTIALVNLLLTALSSLVIFYFYFRKSKLSAISNSLAISLNTILLFILILVFGFNQVLLAENNKSLIILSTNLSVAQVISIIIVLFQMIYLTYSLTQLILVIKKTSVLNDEVIEKRSYEKA; via the coding sequence ATGCATTCAAAATCAATTAATATTGAAGAAAAAAGAATATATGATGATAGTCAAAGCTTAGCTAATAAGCAAAGAAAAAGCTTTATTGTTACTCTATATAAATCCTTCCTTTTATCATATTTCTTTGTTTCAATGCTTTGCTTACTGTTTTTAATGCCTCATGGATTATTTAGTAAAAAAATTATTGGTTCATATGTTTTTATATTTGACTTTTCATTGCTAAGAACACTAGATGCTAACTGAATATTTATCTTTAGACTATGCTTATTTGGATTTATATATTTTTATGGACTACTAAAGGCATATCTGAATATCAATAAAAACAAAGAACACATACGGATCTATGGTATTTGATTTAGCATCTACTGAGCCTTATCAATTGCAGGATTTCTTTTATTCTTTACTTATCACACATTAGAAGTTAAGAAACTAGTATATGTCTTATTTGCTTTAGTTATTTTCTTATTAACTGACATTTCATATGCTTTATTTAACTTTAATACCAAAAAGAAAACAGAACCAGTTATATATCAAAGTAAAATACCATTAGTAATTGACTTAATTTCTAGAATTTTACTTACCGCAATAACTCTTGCAGTTTTTTTTGGATGAGCATACTCATATACAGGAAGTCCGAATACAATTGTAAGAATGTTTGCGTTAGCTAATGAAAATAATAAAAACATTCCTTACAATGCCTTTTATACTACTGCCTTTAAACTATTCAAAGTCAAAAGTGCACTTAATTTTATTATTGTTATCTTAATGTCATTAGTTATTGGTCTACTATTGTTAGGACTTAAAATATATTCAATTTGATCATTAGCATATAAACAATTAAGATCGCAAATTTTTAAGGACAGATTACAACTTTATTTAGTTGGAATCTTATCTTCAGTAATTTGATTACTTAGCTTATTTAAGTTAAAATATCCGCCAACACACGAATTATTTGGTCAAGCTGAATCATTGCAATATTTAAATATTCTTTTCGGTTTATTTAACCTAGGTGCTGCAATTGGGTTTATAGCATTATTATTTGTTAAAAGAATAAAGCTAAATAGCATTTTAATTAAAACAACAATTATGGCACTATTTCAATGAGTAATTTGAACTAGTTATATGATTGCCAACTTTATTAACAAGCAACCTACAATTGCCTTAGTTAATTTATTGCTTACAGCTTTATCATCGTTAGTTATTTTCTACTTTTATTTTAGAAAAAGTAAACTTAGTGCAATTTCAAATTCACTTGCTATAAGTTTAAATACTATCTTGTTATTCATCTTAATTTTGGTTTTTGGCTTTAATCAAGTGCTTTTAGCTGAAAACAATAAGAGCTTAATTATTTTAAGTACCAATTTATCAGTGGCACAAGTAATTTCAATAATTATTGTCTTATTCCAAATGATTTATTTAACATACTCACTAACACAGTTAATATTAGTTATCAAAAAGACTTCAGTACTCAATGATGAAGTTATAGAAAAGAGAAGTTATGAAAAAGCATAA
- a CDS encoding DUF2714 domain-containing protein translates to MKKHKLENNSMFNIYNQFEEAKMSADFVDYNKLMAQVLLDCNLGFNSHEYVKFSSNFDEALSKKFDIVLEKFVITFNVNHKFSLDALVPMLKSSEDSNTEAVNFASSQEPKFNNLLKLYNKLINDLVIANNKYVELFPNIIVFRSKNTNSLKILFDASSALFRGE, encoded by the coding sequence ATGAAAAAGCATAAATTAGAAAACAATTCAATGTTTAATATTTATAACCAATTTGAAGAAGCTAAGATGAGTGCTGATTTTGTTGACTACAACAAATTAATGGCACAAGTTTTATTAGATTGTAATCTTGGCTTTAATTCACATGAGTATGTTAAATTCAGTTCGAACTTTGACGAAGCATTAAGCAAAAAATTTGACATTGTTTTAGAAAAATTTGTAATTACATTCAATGTTAATCACAAATTTAGTCTAGATGCATTAGTACCTATGCTTAAATCTAGTGAAGATTCAAACACTGAAGCAGTTAATTTTGCAAGCAGCCAAGAGCCTAAATTTAATAACTTATTAAAGTTATATAATAAGTTAATTAATGATTTAGTTATTGCTAATAATAAGTATGTTGAATTATTTCCTAATATCATTGTTTTTAGGTCTAAAAACACAAACTCGCTAAAAATTCTTTTTGATGCATCAAGCGCATTATTCAGAGGTGAATAA
- a CDS encoding MSC_0622 family F1-like ATPase gamma subunit — MDLKKLENKLDNLKRIEQKVNNDKNILLIDIMKQNRLLSFYVKNARHNKNMILALRNEYSFKSLLVSKDDYPFKSLAIIKKIRNLFIKPKELWIYLTEEQKYATDSYSRYENNILTNTKKVNADFITIGKRAAEFCKLNNLNIIYEIDNSDIYSDLSWRLCQIIKFLFAQENYESLHFVINSNKNINGNFTILPVNEFNIDILSESSYESEDINIKSFKIFPNIDQYISSQINSFIENSVQSLLVESSFYKSKIGLVSTNKIINELDDEMKKIGKKIIRIKRENEIEEIVLLTSNNKKFLTRGDNN; from the coding sequence ATGGATTTGAAGAAGCTAGAGAACAAATTAGACAATCTAAAAAGAATTGAACAAAAGGTTAATAATGACAAAAATATTTTGCTTATTGACATAATGAAGCAAAATAGACTACTTTCTTTTTATGTAAAAAATGCTAGACATAACAAAAATATGATTTTAGCCTTAAGAAACGAGTATTCATTCAAGAGTTTATTAGTTTCAAAAGATGACTATCCATTTAAATCACTGGCCATTATTAAAAAAATAAGAAACTTATTTATAAAGCCTAAAGAATTATGAATATATTTAACTGAAGAGCAAAAATATGCAACTGATTCTTATTCTAGGTATGAAAACAACATATTAACTAACACTAAAAAAGTAAATGCTGACTTTATTACAATTGGTAAAAGAGCGGCTGAATTTTGCAAGCTTAATAATTTAAACATTATCTATGAAATAGATAATTCAGATATATACTCTGACTTATCATGAAGACTATGTCAAATTATTAAATTTCTATTTGCTCAAGAAAATTATGAATCATTGCACTTTGTTATAAATTCAAATAAAAATATAAATGGTAATTTTACTATTTTGCCTGTAAATGAGTTTAATATAGACATTTTAAGCGAATCAAGTTATGAATCTGAAGACATCAATATTAAGAGTTTTAAAATTTTCCCAAATATTGATCAATACATAAGCAGTCAAATTAATTCATTTATTGAAAACTCAGTGCAATCATTATTAGTTGAATCGTCGTTTTATAAATCAAAAATAGGTTTAGTTTCAACTAACAAAATCATTAATGAATTAGATGATGAAATGAAAAAAATAGGCAAGAAAATCATCAGAATCAAACGTGAAAATGAAATTGAGGAAATTGTTTTATTAACTAGCAACAACAAAAAATTTCTTACTAGAGGAGATAATAACTAA
- a CDS encoding MSC_0621 family F1-like ATPase epsilon subunit encodes MSQNGFNVVINFIGNKEAIFNNALVYFNADDEGDWVQLVDNSILGYEIILLKIVDLSTNKNKYIFAKNTNITVSNNTINIYTFSELTFFIETKVKKQYSEQYKEINKKVVALEAMQQLGMSIDQLLEFNKLKDEKYILKMKNIHKLKEEGQHED; translated from the coding sequence ATGAGTCAAAATGGTTTTAATGTTGTTATCAACTTTATAGGAAATAAAGAAGCTATATTTAATAATGCTTTAGTTTACTTTAATGCAGATGATGAAGGCGATTGAGTACAGCTAGTTGATAATTCAATTTTAGGCTATGAAATTATCTTGCTTAAAATTGTTGATTTAAGTACAAATAAAAATAAATATATATTTGCAAAAAACACAAACATTACAGTTTCAAACAATACAATTAATATTTATACATTTTCTGAATTAACCTTTTTTATAGAGACAAAAGTTAAAAAACAATATAGTGAACAATATAAAGAGATTAATAAAAAAGTTGTTGCGTTAGAAGCTATGCAACAATTAGGAATGAGCATTGATCAATTGTTAGAATTTAATAAGCTAAAAGATGAAAAATACATTTTAAAAATGAAAAATATACATAAACTAAAGGAAGAGGGGCAGCATGAAGATTAA
- a CDS encoding MSC_0620 family F1-like ATPase-associated subunit, with product MKIKKILLFAKAISPAVTTPIALVSVSANGNLDKRLDGNNTTNGTSGSKNNSNSANNGTNGSSSSSSGTSSKKKEVSPQFSSFKDKAQNAVDAVLKKAVEKVITFTDEELKKIDLSKSQDQSQGNKEGYLEKIEKHVYLKALNKLFKEKKDALKTVEDYAKLGLPVTFPFIIANDKKYDVGTVKFNGKEYKDIKIGKDKKRDYTEVIEEKNKDSITKLGEEDNVASNPQFEAALNKYTQDLEKSILEMVYNPKEIPKLGKDIFLKDVKFDAKVEGFTVKHPQNSNSWEDYITKGIKRKFVDFDLKQNQEFKVIDETQPSPKVNPPNLPDITNKPLVPGKPPTNNETANPLEQSETLLYLEPYVNYRYSSNSVSTIANLFRNSNGADKEKIFFFNNPINTRFKYTVNDFDGSNTFTVKITDTAKQNSSRTYKVPKNKLTYDPRFMFLFQKQSETLSAKFTQLYKALMLDEKIDYSKLAHNELQLSLYGMVNTATKIVTDKKFTELWNNIIIKYANKISTPKSDDNFKSVVKSSSQVVIDELIQALSASELNNQPFWSSLVNALTVVESDLKETANHKETRAKIISKFKTLKLDFKVLDNTFTLLNESLLKLRASANNWAKSFQYSKWFDEYTANVKDVRENIEFLRDFLEPTVPSEKSDELKKLQDSYKKAINKIKTSRSSVNKAYYAIGGTLLIIGLLLTLTNVLIFTIKYKNKLNKAIKSAFGISISVSAIVALVGIILILLGLKG from the coding sequence ATGAAGATTAAGAAAATACTTCTATTTGCTAAAGCAATTAGTCCGGCTGTTACTACCCCTATTGCTTTAGTTTCTGTTAGTGCTAACGGTAATTTAGATAAACGTTTAGATGGCAACAATACTACTAACGGCACAAGCGGTTCTAAAAATAACAGCAATAGCGCCAATAATGGAACAAATGGCTCATCATCAAGCTCATCTGGCACTTCTAGCAAGAAAAAAGAAGTTAGCCCACAATTTAGTTCTTTTAAAGATAAAGCGCAAAACGCAGTTGATGCTGTTTTAAAAAAAGCAGTTGAAAAAGTTATTACTTTCACTGATGAAGAACTTAAAAAAATCGACTTATCAAAGTCACAAGATCAAAGCCAAGGAAATAAGGAAGGCTATTTAGAAAAAATAGAAAAACATGTTTATTTAAAGGCTTTAAATAAGCTTTTTAAGGAAAAAAAAGATGCTTTAAAAACAGTTGAAGACTACGCTAAATTAGGTCTTCCAGTTACCTTCCCTTTTATCATTGCTAATGATAAAAAATATGATGTGGGTACAGTTAAATTCAATGGTAAAGAATATAAAGATATAAAAATTGGTAAAGATAAAAAGCGTGATTATACAGAAGTTATTGAAGAAAAAAACAAAGATAGCATAACTAAATTGGGCGAAGAAGACAATGTTGCTTCAAATCCACAATTTGAAGCCGCGCTTAACAAATACACCCAGGACTTAGAAAAATCAATTTTAGAAATGGTTTATAACCCTAAAGAGATTCCTAAGCTTGGCAAGGATATCTTTTTAAAAGACGTTAAGTTTGATGCTAAAGTAGAAGGCTTTACAGTCAAGCATCCACAAAATAGCAACAGTTGAGAAGATTACATAACCAAAGGAATTAAGCGTAAATTTGTTGATTTTGACTTAAAACAAAATCAAGAATTTAAAGTTATTGATGAAACTCAACCTTCACCAAAAGTTAATCCACCTAACTTGCCTGATATTACTAATAAACCATTAGTACCGGGAAAACCACCAACTAATAATGAAACTGCCAATCCATTAGAGCAGTCAGAAACATTATTATATTTAGAACCTTATGTTAATTATAGATACTCATCAAATTCTGTTAGTACAATAGCTAATTTATTTAGAAACTCTAATGGCGCTGACAAAGAAAAAATATTTTTCTTTAATAACCCAATAAACACTAGATTTAAATATACTGTTAACGACTTTGATGGTTCTAACACTTTTACAGTCAAAATAACTGATACTGCTAAACAAAATAGTTCTAGAACTTATAAAGTGCCAAAAAATAAACTAACTTATGATCCTAGATTTATGTTTTTATTCCAAAAACAATCAGAGACATTGAGTGCTAAATTCACACAGTTATATAAAGCACTTATGCTAGATGAAAAAATTGATTATTCTAAATTAGCTCATAATGAATTACAATTGTCGCTCTATGGAATGGTAAATACAGCAACAAAAATAGTTACTGATAAAAAGTTTACTGAACTATGAAATAACATTATTATTAAGTATGCTAATAAAATTAGTACTCCTAAATCTGATGATAATTTTAAGAGTGTAGTAAAGAGTTCTAGTCAAGTTGTAATTGATGAATTAATTCAGGCATTAAGCGCTTCAGAATTAAATAACCAGCCATTTTGAAGCTCATTAGTTAATGCATTAACTGTAGTTGAAAGCGATTTAAAAGAAACTGCTAATCATAAAGAAACTAGAGCAAAAATAATAAGCAAGTTTAAGACTTTAAAATTAGACTTTAAAGTCTTAGACAATACATTTACACTTTTAAATGAATCGCTTTTAAAACTTAGAGCATCAGCTAATAACTGAGCAAAAAGTTTCCAATATAGCAAGTGATTTGATGAATATACAGCTAATGTAAAAGATGTAAGAGAGAACATTGAATTCTTAAGAGACTTCTTAGAGCCAACAGTACCAAGCGAAAAGTCTGATGAACTTAAGAAACTACAAGATAGCTATAAAAAAGCTATTAATAAGATAAAAACAAGCAGAAGCAGTGTTAACAAGGCATATTATGCTATTGGTGGAACATTATTAATAATTGGATTATTGTTAACACTAACAAATGTCTTGATATTTACAATTAAATATAAAAACAAATTGAATAAAGCAATTAAAAGTGCATTTGGTATTTCAATTTCAGTTTCAGCTATAGTGGCTCTTGTTGGAATAATTTTAATATTACTAGGACTTAAAGGATAA